The following are from one region of the Amedibacterium intestinale genome:
- a CDS encoding MBL fold metallo-hydrolase, with translation MNDWFTIESIDQDTYVISEYKHWEETHCYLLNGTTQSLLIDTGLGICNISKIVARLTNNPVTAIATHIHWDHIGGLAYYPSFYVHEKELSWLNGEFPLPLELVKKNITECCALPKDFDIHNYHIFQGKPASVLHGGEEISLGNRIIKVLHTPGHSPGHMCFWEKEKGYLFTGDLVYKGTLAAWFPSTDPEAYLNSLEVVSQLPVKQVFPAHHSLDIQPKIIIRIKDALQQLKTEGKLHHGGGTFSFREWSIKL, from the coding sequence ATGAATGACTGGTTTACAATAGAAAGTATAGATCAAGATACTTATGTTATCAGTGAATATAAACATTGGGAAGAAACACATTGTTATCTTCTAAATGGAACAACACAAAGTCTATTAATTGATACAGGACTTGGTATTTGTAATATTTCAAAAATAGTAGCAAGATTAACAAATAACCCTGTAACAGCAATCGCAACACATATACACTGGGATCATATCGGCGGACTTGCCTATTATCCAAGCTTTTATGTACATGAAAAAGAACTTTCCTGGCTTAATGGTGAATTCCCACTACCACTGGAACTGGTAAAGAAAAATATTACAGAATGCTGTGCATTGCCAAAAGACTTTGATATCCATAACTACCATATTTTTCAGGGAAAACCAGCATCGGTACTGCATGGTGGTGAAGAGATTTCACTGGGAAACAGAATAATCAAAGTGCTTCATACACCTGGACACTCCCCAGGACACATGTGTTTCTGGGAAAAAGAAAAGGGATATTTGTTTACAGGGGATTTGGTTTATAAAGGTACTTTAGCAGCATGGTTTCCATCAACAGATCCTGAGGCCTATTTAAACTCGCTAGAAGTGGTTTCTCAACTTCCCGTAAAACAAGTGTTTCCTGCACATCACTCTCTAGATATACAGCCAAAAATCATCATTCGTATAAAAGATGCATTACAACAGCTAAAAACAGAAGGGAAACTTCATCATGGCGGTGGTACATTTTCTTTTAGAGAATGGTCAATAAAACTATAA
- a CDS encoding PHP domain-containing protein, translating to MKVDTHIHSLYSDGIYTIEEILDMLLKRNVEVFSITDHDTVDGIKEVKRIGYAPMTFVSGIEFTCKEMQFNSIKKAFTIHLLGYGFDEDNPQLLQALKKRKENVENAYDTLCRHLSILKYPIKKEEISISCGNVLQLRDVTAHVKQKYPMVSEDILTMIEHASSVFDDINISVEDAIQLIHNAGGKAVWAHPFCVYKQFVKTNITEKEVLSILEILKNAGLDGLEAYYHAFSKEQQNWLYALAKTNNMIYTAGSDFHGSKRRDFMGIEL from the coding sequence ATGAAAGTAGATACGCACATACATTCTTTATATTCAGATGGAATTTATACAATTGAAGAAATTTTAGATATGCTTCTGAAAAGAAATGTAGAAGTGTTCTCGATTACAGATCATGATACAGTGGATGGAATAAAAGAAGTAAAAAGAATTGGCTATGCCCCTATGACTTTTGTTTCCGGGATAGAATTTACATGCAAAGAAATGCAGTTTAACAGCATAAAAAAGGCATTTACTATTCATTTGCTGGGCTATGGTTTTGATGAAGATAATCCACAATTACTACAAGCTTTAAAAAAGCGAAAAGAAAACGTAGAAAATGCATACGATACATTATGCAGACATCTTAGCATACTGAAATATCCAATTAAAAAAGAAGAAATTTCCATTAGCTGTGGCAATGTATTACAGTTACGTGATGTAACTGCACATGTAAAACAAAAATACCCAATGGTTTCTGAAGATATTCTTACAATGATAGAGCACGCTTCTTCTGTATTTGATGACATTAACATTTCCGTTGAAGATGCAATACAACTTATTCATAATGCAGGTGGAAAAGCTGTATGGGCACATCCTTTTTGTGTATACAAACAGTTTGTGAAAACAAATATTACGGAAAAAGAAGTTTTATCAATATTGGAAATATTGAAAAATGCGGGGCTTGATGGCCTGGAAGCATATTATCATGCATTTTCTAAAGAACAACAAAACTGGTTATATGCTCTTGCGAAAACAAACAACATGATCTATACTGCAGGAAGTGATTTTCATGGTTCAAAAAGAAGAGATTTTATGGGGATAGAACTGTAA
- the pnp gene encoding polyribonucleotide nucleotidyltransferase has product MTKQVFSLDFCGRVLTVETGEVAKQAGGSALVRYNDTVVLSTATASKQAKEGIDFFPLTVSFEEKLYSVGKIPGGFLRREGRPSEHATLTARMIDRPIRPLFAEGFRNEVQVVNTVLSVDQECTPEMTAMFGASLALCISDIPFNGPIAGVVVGRIDGEYVINPTPEQMENSDIHLTVAGTKYAVNMVEAGAKEVSEEAMLGAIMFGHEHIKKLVAFQEEIAAAVGKEKMEVTLYTVDEAIDKEVRDNFEADIRAAVSIEKKLERYGKIDELTEAAVARFEEKEYESEAEKAKALKQVKEICHGIEADEVRRLIIEDKVRPDGRKIDEIRPLDSQVDLLPRVHGSALFTRGETQVLSVTTLGAMNDNQIIDDVTEVDTKRFMHHYNFPPYSVGETGRMGNPGRREIGHGALGERALAQVLPSTEEFPYTIRTVAEVLESNGSSSQASICAGTMSLMAAGVPIKAPVAGIAMGLIMNEETNQYTVLTDIQGMEDHFGDMDFKVAGTSEGITALQMDIKVEGITEEIFREALSQAKGARAQILENMMQAISEPREDVGTYAPKIEQFYIDPEKIREVIGPNGKMINKIIEASNDVKIDIEDDGHVVIYHMDRECISKAATMIRDIVREAKVGDVYDATVVRIEKFGAFVNLFPGTDGLLHISKISHDRIEKVEDALKIGDTIKVKVMEIDDRGRVNVSAKALLPKPKKEEKQEEKAEVKSEEKTEE; this is encoded by the coding sequence GTGACTAAACAGGTATTTAGTTTAGATTTCTGTGGGCGGGTGCTTACAGTAGAAACTGGTGAAGTAGCAAAACAGGCAGGTGGGTCTGCACTTGTTCGATACAATGATACAGTTGTTTTATCAACTGCTACAGCTAGTAAACAGGCAAAAGAGGGAATTGATTTTTTTCCGCTGACAGTATCTTTTGAAGAAAAATTGTATTCCGTAGGAAAGATTCCAGGAGGATTTTTACGTCGTGAAGGTAGACCAAGCGAGCATGCAACTTTAACAGCTCGTATGATCGATCGTCCAATTCGTCCATTATTTGCGGAAGGATTCCGTAATGAGGTACAGGTCGTAAATACGGTATTATCCGTTGATCAGGAATGTACACCAGAGATGACAGCAATGTTTGGTGCATCTTTGGCACTTTGTATTTCAGATATTCCATTTAATGGACCGATTGCAGGTGTTGTTGTAGGACGTATTGATGGGGAATATGTTATTAACCCTACACCGGAACAGATGGAAAACAGTGATATTCATTTGACTGTAGCAGGGACAAAATATGCAGTAAACATGGTAGAAGCAGGGGCGAAAGAAGTAAGCGAAGAAGCCATGCTTGGAGCTATCATGTTCGGACATGAACACATTAAAAAATTAGTAGCTTTCCAGGAAGAAATTGCAGCTGCAGTTGGAAAAGAAAAAATGGAAGTTACTTTATATACTGTTGATGAAGCAATTGATAAAGAAGTTCGTGATAATTTTGAAGCAGATATTCGTGCTGCTGTATCAATTGAAAAGAAATTGGAACGCTATGGCAAAATTGATGAATTGACAGAAGCAGCAGTTGCTCGCTTTGAAGAAAAAGAATATGAAAGTGAAGCAGAGAAAGCAAAAGCATTGAAACAGGTAAAAGAAATTTGCCATGGCATTGAAGCAGATGAAGTTCGTCGTTTGATCATTGAAGACAAAGTACGTCCTGATGGTCGTAAGATTGATGAAATTCGTCCACTTGATTCACAGGTTGATTTATTGCCACGTGTACATGGTTCTGCACTTTTCACACGAGGAGAAACACAGGTATTAAGTGTTACAACACTTGGGGCAATGAATGACAATCAGATCATTGATGATGTTACAGAAGTAGATACAAAACGTTTCATGCATCACTATAATTTCCCTCCATATTCTGTAGGGGAAACTGGACGTATGGGAAATCCTGGACGTCGTGAAATTGGACATGGAGCATTGGGAGAACGTGCTTTAGCACAGGTACTTCCTAGCACTGAAGAATTCCCATATACAATTCGTACGGTAGCGGAAGTTTTAGAATCGAATGGTTCAAGTTCACAAGCTTCTATTTGTGCAGGTACGATGTCTTTAATGGCTGCTGGTGTTCCTATTAAAGCTCCAGTTGCTGGTATTGCGATGGGTCTTATCATGAATGAAGAAACAAACCAGTATACTGTTTTAACAGATATTCAGGGTATGGAAGATCACTTCGGAGATATGGACTTTAAAGTGGCTGGTACAAGCGAAGGTATTACTGCATTACAGATGGATATTAAAGTAGAAGGTATCACTGAAGAAATTTTCCGTGAAGCATTGTCTCAGGCAAAAGGAGCACGTGCACAGATTCTGGAAAATATGATGCAGGCAATTAGTGAACCAAGAGAAGATGTTGGTACATATGCACCTAAGATTGAACAGTTCTATATTGATCCTGAAAAGATTCGTGAAGTTATCGGACCTAACGGTAAAATGATCAATAAAATCATTGAAGCTAGCAATGATGTGAAGATTGATATAGAAGATGATGGACATGTTGTCATCTATCATATGGATCGTGAATGCATCAGTAAAGCAGCTACTATGATTCGTGATATTGTTCGTGAAGCAAAAGTTGGCGATGTGTATGATGCAACAGTTGTTCGTATTGAAAAATTCGGTGCATTTGTAAATCTGTTCCCTGGCACAGATGGGTTGCTGCATATTTCTAAGATCTCACACGATCGTATAGAAAAAGTAGAAGATGCGCTAAAAATTGGAGACACAATTAAAGTTAAAGTCATGGAAATTGATGATCGTGGACGTGTAAATGTTAGTGCGAAAGCATTGCTTCCAAAGCCTAAAAAAGAAGAAAAACAGGAAGAGAAAGCAGAAGTAAAGTCTGAAGAAAAAACAGAAGAATAA
- the rpsO gene encoding 30S ribosomal protein S15: MLLKSEKQAIMKEYARFEGDTGSPEVQIAVLTARINQLTEHFKEHKHDYHSQRGLMKMVGRRRNLLTYLKNKDLDRYKDLIARLGLRK, translated from the coding sequence ATGTTATTAAAAAGCGAAAAACAGGCTATTATGAAAGAATATGCCAGATTTGAAGGAGATACAGGTTCTCCAGAAGTTCAGATTGCTGTTTTGACTGCTAGAATCAATCAGTTGACAGAACACTTTAAAGAACACAAACACGACTATCACTCTCAAAGAGGTTTGATGAAAATGGTTGGTCGTCGTAGAAACCTATTGACTTACTTGAAAAACAAAGACTTAGATCGTTATAAAGATTTAATTGCTCGTCTAGGACTTCGTAAATAA
- a CDS encoding peptide deformylase — MIKEIVKDSMFLSMKSVEADVKEDQQVIKDLKDTLLAYRDCCVGLAANMIGVRKRIIAINDGKLFVMLNPEIIKCSGRHYEAEEGCLCHEGEKKTMRYEKIKVSFIDEKGVKKLQTFNGFTAQIIQHEIDHCEGILI, encoded by the coding sequence ATGATAAAGGAAATTGTGAAAGATTCCATGTTTTTGTCAATGAAAAGTGTGGAGGCTGATGTAAAAGAAGATCAGCAGGTAATTAAAGATTTAAAAGATACACTTTTAGCTTATAGAGATTGCTGTGTAGGCTTGGCAGCAAATATGATTGGTGTTAGAAAAAGAATTATTGCGATTAATGATGGAAAACTGTTTGTAATGTTGAATCCTGAAATTATCAAGTGCAGTGGAAGACACTATGAAGCAGAGGAAGGCTGCTTGTGTCATGAAGGTGAAAAGAAAACAATGCGTTATGAAAAAATCAAAGTATCCTTTATAGATGAAAAAGGAGTTAAAAAACTTCAAACTTTTAATGGCTTTACAGCACAGATCATTCAACATGAAATCGATCACTGTGAAGGTATCTTGATTTAA
- the hemW gene encoding radical SAM family heme chaperone HemW, producing MAQACYLHVPFCRHICAYCDFTRCGYHETLADKWVSAVVKEIQEKLQAPLKTMYIGGGTPSALSYEQLNVLLTALDPYIQECEEYTMEANIESFSEDKIALCYHHGINRISLGVQTLQPKLLKIIERKHTKEEVLSKIKEIKKNGIDNISIDLIYGLPEQTMTMWKEDLEEIVTNFPIEHISLYALTIEEHSKFGRMGVKNIDPEVEEDMYAFAQEYLPKHGFYQYEISNFSKQGKESKHNCMYWKYEDFYGIGCGASGKEQHVRYDNTKNIHTYITQGSVANCITLNKEDEMFELIMMNLRLKKGMDLNHFKELFQVDFEEKYASVLQKQIEKGMLAISDGYIKATEKGYPLLNDILIDFME from the coding sequence ATGGCACAGGCATGTTATCTTCATGTACCATTTTGCAGACATATTTGTGCATATTGCGATTTTACAAGATGTGGCTATCATGAAACACTGGCAGATAAATGGGTATCTGCTGTTGTAAAAGAGATACAGGAAAAGCTGCAAGCTCCTTTAAAGACCATGTATATAGGAGGAGGAACTCCAAGTGCACTGTCCTATGAGCAGCTGAATGTTTTATTAACTGCATTAGATCCTTATATACAGGAATGTGAAGAGTATACGATGGAAGCCAATATAGAATCTTTTTCTGAGGATAAGATTGCGTTGTGTTATCATCATGGAATTAATCGAATCTCTTTGGGGGTTCAAACATTGCAGCCAAAACTGTTAAAAATAATAGAAAGAAAGCATACGAAAGAAGAAGTACTAAGTAAAATTAAAGAAATCAAAAAAAATGGAATCGATAATATTTCGATTGATTTAATTTATGGATTGCCTGAACAAACGATGACAATGTGGAAAGAAGATTTAGAAGAGATTGTAACAAATTTTCCGATTGAGCATATTTCTTTATATGCCTTAACAATTGAAGAGCATTCCAAATTTGGAAGAATGGGTGTAAAGAATATAGATCCAGAAGTTGAAGAAGATATGTATGCATTTGCGCAAGAGTATCTTCCAAAGCATGGCTTTTATCAATATGAAATCAGTAATTTTTCCAAACAGGGTAAAGAATCAAAGCACAATTGCATGTATTGGAAATATGAAGATTTTTATGGGATTGGATGCGGTGCCAGTGGAAAAGAACAGCATGTTCGATATGATAATACAAAAAACATTCATACATATATCACACAGGGAAGTGTGGCAAATTGCATAACTTTAAACAAAGAAGATGAAATGTTTGAATTGATCATGATGAATCTTCGCTTAAAAAAAGGGATGGATTTAAATCATTTCAAAGAATTGTTTCAAGTGGATTTTGAGGAAAAATATGCATCTGTATTACAAAAGCAGATAGAAAAAGGTATGTTGGCGATAAGTGATGGATATATCAAGGCAACAGAAAAAGGATACCCATTGTTAAATGACATACTTATTGATTTTATGGAATAG
- the lepA gene encoding translation elongation factor 4, with the protein MDQKHIRNFSIIAHIDHGKSTLADRILEITETVEQREMKEQLLDSMDLERERGITIKLNAVQLKYTAKDGEDYIFHLIDTPGHVDFTYEVSRSLAACEGAVLVVDAAQGIEAQTLANVYLALDNDLEIIPVINKIDLPSAQPDVVKKEIEDVIGLDASEAPLISAKNGLNIQDVLEAVVQHVPAPSGNPDAPLQALVFDSVYDAYRGVIAMVRIKEGSLRVGDTIRFMATGAEYEVLECGIRNPKEVKKDCLECGEVGWLCASIKSIKDVRVGDTITNANNAADEPLHGYREMNPMVYCGLYPIDSAKYNDLRDALEKLQLNDASLQFEAETSQALGFGFRCGFLGLLHMDVVQERIEREYHIDLIATAPSVVYHAYLTDGSMMHIENPSMLPEVQKIDRLEEPFVKASIMTPKEYVGAIMDLCQKKRGNYSDMQYIDESRMNLIYELPLGEIVYDFFDRLKSATKGYASFDYELIGYQPNKLSKMDILLNGEVVDALSCIVHRDFAYPRGRAICEKLKTLIPRQQFEIPIQAAINGKIIARSDIKSLRKNVLAKCYGGDISRKKKLLEKQKEGKKRMKAVGSVEVPQEAFMAVLSMDDETK; encoded by the coding sequence ATGGATCAAAAACATATACGAAATTTTTCCATTATTGCGCATATTGATCATGGGAAATCAACATTAGCGGATCGTATTCTGGAAATCACAGAAACGGTTGAACAAAGAGAAATGAAAGAACAGCTGCTGGATTCTATGGATCTGGAAAGAGAAAGAGGTATTACCATCAAATTAAATGCTGTTCAGTTGAAATATACAGCAAAAGATGGAGAAGATTATATTTTTCATTTGATAGATACACCGGGACATGTCGATTTTACATATGAAGTATCACGTTCACTGGCTGCTTGTGAAGGGGCTGTTTTAGTAGTAGATGCTGCACAGGGGATTGAGGCACAGACACTTGCCAATGTCTATTTGGCTCTTGATAATGATTTGGAAATCATACCAGTTATAAATAAAATAGATTTGCCTAGTGCACAGCCGGATGTTGTGAAAAAGGAAATTGAGGATGTCATTGGGTTAGATGCCAGTGAGGCACCTCTTATTTCAGCGAAAAACGGATTAAATATTCAGGATGTATTAGAAGCAGTTGTACAGCATGTACCTGCACCTAGCGGAAATCCGGATGCGCCTTTACAGGCTTTGGTATTCGACTCTGTATATGATGCTTATCGTGGAGTTATTGCAATGGTGCGTATCAAAGAAGGAAGTCTTCGTGTTGGGGACACCATTCGTTTTATGGCAACAGGTGCAGAGTATGAAGTATTAGAGTGTGGTATTCGTAATCCAAAAGAAGTGAAAAAAGATTGCCTGGAATGTGGTGAAGTAGGCTGGCTTTGTGCATCTATTAAATCCATTAAAGATGTTCGTGTCGGAGATACGATTACAAATGCTAACAATGCAGCAGATGAGCCTCTTCATGGCTACAGAGAGATGAATCCAATGGTATATTGTGGATTGTATCCAATTGATTCTGCAAAATATAACGATTTACGTGATGCTTTAGAAAAATTACAGCTAAATGATGCATCCTTACAGTTTGAAGCGGAAACTTCACAGGCACTTGGGTTTGGTTTTCGCTGTGGATTCTTAGGGCTTCTTCATATGGATGTTGTACAGGAAAGAATTGAGCGAGAATATCATATTGATTTGATTGCGACAGCTCCTTCCGTTGTATATCATGCATATTTAACAGATGGCTCTATGATGCACATTGAAAATCCAAGTATGCTTCCAGAAGTACAAAAAATTGATCGCTTGGAAGAACCTTTTGTAAAAGCAAGTATCATGACACCGAAAGAATATGTTGGTGCGATTATGGATTTGTGTCAGAAAAAACGTGGTAACTACAGTGACATGCAGTATATTGATGAATCCCGTATGAATTTGATATATGAGCTTCCTTTAGGGGAAATCGTATATGATTTCTTCGATCGTTTAAAATCTGCGACAAAAGGATATGCTTCTTTTGATTATGAATTGATAGGGTATCAGCCAAATAAGTTGTCAAAAATGGATATCTTGTTAAATGGAGAAGTTGTCGATGCGCTAAGTTGTATCGTTCATCGTGATTTTGCTTATCCAAGAGGAAGGGCAATCTGTGAAAAGTTAAAGACATTGATTCCTAGACAGCAGTTTGAAATCCCAATTCAGGCTGCTATCAATGGGAAAATCATCGCTAGATCAGATATCAAGTCTCTTCGTAAAAATGTTCTTGCGAAGTGTTATGGGGGAGATATCTCACGTAAGAAAAAACTTCTAGAGAAACAAAAGGAAGGGAAGAAACGTATGAAAGCGGTAGGGAGTGTGGAAGTTCCTCAGGAAGCTTTCATGGCGGTTTTATCCATGGATGATGAAACAAAGTAG